Proteins co-encoded in one Sulfuricystis thermophila genomic window:
- the nrfD gene encoding NrfD/PsrC family molybdoenzyme membrane anchor subunit, which produces MGDYVWFHDVSWHATYAIYFFVVGILAGLSFLSYGSWLMPALRPLREKAAYGSLGLLAVGGLLLIADLSQPMRFLNILNPAYLHFTSPLAWGALNIVAFGICSILYILELKKGEDSARGKLLAMVTAILALGLPVYTGYDLSVHQSRPMWNTPIMPVLFVGLAIASGSAVGTLLAGGNQAAQKILREFMLWSTVAVGVMIVGILGTTNYGGSAEELTFMLLTTGTMGMIFVGLGIVAGTAAPAAMLFVAHLKEQTTGLAIAALLILIGSAALRYALLMGPQQLQTLY; this is translated from the coding sequence ATGGGTGATTACGTCTGGTTTCACGATGTGTCATGGCACGCCACCTATGCCATTTACTTTTTCGTCGTCGGCATCCTCGCCGGCCTGTCGTTCCTGTCCTATGGTTCGTGGCTGATGCCGGCACTGCGGCCGTTGCGTGAAAAGGCAGCTTACGGTTCGCTCGGCTTGCTGGCCGTCGGCGGCCTGCTGCTGATCGCCGATCTATCGCAGCCGATGCGCTTCCTGAACATCCTCAATCCGGCCTATCTGCACTTCACCTCGCCGCTGGCCTGGGGCGCGCTCAACATCGTCGCCTTCGGCATCTGCTCGATCCTCTACATCCTTGAGCTGAAGAAAGGCGAGGACAGCGCGCGCGGCAAGCTGCTGGCGATGGTGACCGCGATCCTCGCGCTTGGCTTGCCGGTATATACCGGTTATGACCTGTCGGTACATCAGTCGCGGCCGATGTGGAACACGCCGATCATGCCAGTGCTCTTCGTCGGTTTGGCGATTGCATCGGGTTCCGCGGTGGGTACATTGCTCGCGGGTGGCAATCAGGCGGCGCAGAAAATCCTGCGTGAATTCATGCTCTGGTCGACGGTTGCAGTCGGTGTGATGATCGTCGGCATTCTCGGCACGACCAACTATGGCGGTTCTGCTGAAGAGCTGACCTTCATGCTCCTGACCACCGGCACGATGGGGATGATCTTCGTCGGCTTGGGCATCGTCGCCGGCACGGCAGCGCCCGCCGCCATGCTTTTCGTTGCCCATCTGAAAGAGCAGACGACGGGCTTGGCGATCGCCGCGCTCCTGATCCTGATTGGCAGCGCCGCGCTGCGCTATGCGCTGTTGATGGGCCCGCAGCAGCTGCAAACCCTTTACTGA
- a CDS encoding 4Fe-4S dicluster domain-containing protein, whose translation MSEELRVSPIETRGVAGKRRFAMVVDTRRCIGCMACQVACKAEYDTPLGVNRTWVPYKVSGKYPNVKKHFLPRLCNHCDDPPCVRNCPVEATFKVEDGGFVLQRYERCIGCRSCMAACPYNARFMLPSHRTYTPITNVVDKCTFCFHRVTQNLVPACVQTCIGRSRVFGDLNDPNSEVSYLVANNPTQVLRPEQGTKPHVFYIGADRSHTEFARDAYRRLDVMESERAAFNKHFKI comes from the coding sequence ATGAGCGAGGAACTGAGGGTCTCGCCGATCGAGACGAGGGGCGTTGCCGGTAAGCGGCGCTTCGCGATGGTGGTGGATACGCGACGCTGCATCGGCTGCATGGCCTGCCAGGTGGCCTGCAAGGCCGAATACGATACGCCGCTGGGTGTCAATCGCACCTGGGTGCCCTACAAGGTGTCGGGCAAATATCCGAATGTGAAGAAACACTTCCTGCCGCGTTTGTGCAATCACTGCGACGACCCCCCGTGCGTGCGCAACTGCCCGGTCGAGGCCACCTTCAAGGTCGAAGACGGCGGCTTTGTTTTGCAACGCTATGAGCGTTGCATCGGCTGCCGCAGCTGCATGGCGGCCTGCCCCTACAACGCGCGCTTCATGCTGCCTTCGCATCGCACTTACACGCCGATCACCAACGTCGTCGACAAATGCACCTTCTGCTTCCATCGCGTGACGCAGAACCTGGTGCCGGCCTGCGTGCAGACCTGTATCGGCCGCTCGCGTGTCTTTGGCGACCTTAACGACCCGAACAGCGAGGTGTCCTACCTGGTGGCGAACAATCCGACCCAGGTGCTGCGTCCCGAGCAGGGCACGAAGCCCCACGTGTTCTACATCGGCGCCGATCGGAGTCACACCGAATTCGCACGCGATGCCTATCGCCGCCTCGACGTAATGGAATCCGAGCGAGCCGCCTTCAACAAACACTTCAAGATCTGA
- the phnD gene encoding phosphate/phosphite/phosphonate ABC transporter substrate-binding protein has product MSAPLLSRRRACQALLTAAAMPIFARAQGEPLRIGLTPVFLDDQVGFLARWREWFERKLKRTVAFVQRGNYREVIELIRGGKIDFAWICGYPYVRYRNELELVAVPLWNGRPYYRSYLIAAADAPSLQSLNDLRGRVFAYSDPDSNSGFLYPQYRLISQGENPTTFFSRSFFTWSHRGVVEAVGVGLADGGAVDSYVWETLHELHPRLTQATRIIERSPEFAHTPIVARSGIGRDDLRRFQALLLAMKDDAEGAELLRQMRLDGFVVGKPSLYDGIVQMAAKVRR; this is encoded by the coding sequence ATGAGCGCTCCTTTACTCTCCCGCCGCCGTGCTTGTCAGGCGCTGCTGACCGCTGCGGCCATGCCGATCTTCGCCCGCGCACAAGGCGAACCGTTGCGCATTGGTTTGACACCGGTCTTCCTCGACGATCAGGTGGGCTTCCTCGCCCGTTGGCGCGAGTGGTTCGAACGAAAACTGAAGCGCACCGTGGCCTTCGTCCAGCGCGGCAACTATCGCGAAGTGATCGAGCTGATCCGGGGCGGCAAGATCGACTTCGCCTGGATCTGCGGCTATCCTTATGTCCGTTACCGCAACGAGCTGGAACTCGTCGCGGTACCGTTGTGGAACGGTCGGCCCTACTATCGCTCCTATCTGATCGCCGCTGCCGACGCCCCCTCGCTGCAGAGTCTCAATGACTTGCGCGGCAGAGTGTTCGCCTACTCGGATCCGGACTCGAATTCCGGTTTCCTCTACCCCCAATACCGTCTGATCTCGCAGGGAGAAAATCCCACCACGTTCTTTTCTCGCAGTTTCTTCACCTGGTCGCACCGCGGCGTCGTCGAGGCCGTCGGTGTCGGTCTCGCCGATGGCGGCGCGGTCGACAGCTATGTCTGGGAAACCTTGCACGAACTCCATCCGCGCTTGACTCAAGCCACGCGGATCATCGAACGCTCGCCGGAATTTGCTCATACCCCCATCGTCGCCCGGTCCGGCATCGGCCGGGACGATCTGCGCCGCTTTCAGGCACTGCTGCTCGCTATGAAAGATGATGCCGAAGGCGCGGAACTGTTGCGGCAGATGCGACTCGACGGCTTCGTCGTCGGCAAGCCCTCACTCTACGACGGCATCGTGCAGATGGCTGCCAAGGTGCGGCGATGA